The following are encoded together in the Tamandua tetradactyla isolate mTamTet1 chromosome 14, mTamTet1.pri, whole genome shotgun sequence genome:
- the LOC143655708 gene encoding dehydrogenase/reductase SDR family member 1-like has protein sequence MAPPLKGQVCVVTGASRGIGRGIALQLCEAGATVYITGRRLDTLQTTAQEAQSRGGRCVPVVCDSSRESDVQSLFEQVHREQEGRLDVLVNNAYAGVQTIMDNKQKTFWESPASVWDDVNNVGLRGHYLCSVYGARLMVPAGRGLIVVISSIGGLQYFFNVAYGVGKAACDRLAVDCAHELRRHGVSYVSLWPGVVQTEMMKDYVTTEASSEDPDLKQLKSRFSSGETPEVSGKCIVALATDPKILRLSGKVLLSGDLARRYGFRDVDGRRIEDILSLSSILSTTSRMSWLSSYMPGFLSMPKWIITLYTSKF, from the exons ATGGCACCGCCTCTGAAGGGCCAAGTGTGCGTGGTGACTGGGGCGTCCAGGGGCATCGGGCGCGGCATTGCCTTGCAGCTCTGCGAAGCAGGGGCCACCGTTTACATCACTGGCCGTCGTCTGGACACGCTGCAGACCACTGCTCAGGAG GCGCAATCCCGTGGAGGCAGGTGTGTGCCTGTGGTATGTGATTCCAGTCGGGAGAGTGACGTGCAGAGCCTGTTCGAGCAGGTGCATCGGGAGCAGGAGGGGCGTCTGGATGTGCTGGTCAACAATGCCTACGCTGGGGTCCAG ACAATCATGGACAATAAGCAGAAGACATTCTGGGAAAGCCCCGCCTCTGTGTGGGACGATGTCAACAACGTGGGACTCAG AGGCCACTACTTGTGCTCGGTCTACGGGGCACGGCTGATGGTCCCAGCTGGCCGTGGGCTCATCGTGGTCATCTCCTCCATTGGCGGGCTGCAGTACTTCTTCAATGTTGCGTATGGCGTGGGCAAAGCTGCG TGTGACAGGCTGGCTGTTGACTGTGCCCACGAGCTACGACGCCACGGGGTCAGCTACGTGTCTCTGTGGCCAGGGGTTGtgcagacagaaatgatgaaggaCTATGTGACAACGGAAGCGTCTTCTGAGGATCCCGACCTTAAGCAG CTCAAATCACGTTTCTCATCTGGAGAAACCCCAGAAGTTAGTGGCAAATGTATCGTCGCTTTGGCAACAG ACCCTAAAATTCTGAGACTGAGTGGAAAGGTGCTGCTGTCTGGTGACCTTGCTCGACGTTATGGCTTTCGGGATGTGGATG GCCGACGTATTGAAGACATTCTGTCTTTGAGTTCCATCCTTTCCACCACCTCCAGGATGAGCTGGCTGTCCTCCTACATGCCTGGCTTCCTCAGTATGCCCAAGTGGATTATTACCCTTTATACCAGCAAGTTCTAA